The following DNA comes from Caldisericota bacterium.
CTCTCTATTCTCCCCTTAATGTACACAATTAGTCAAGTACAACTGCAACACTATAATTTTTATTATATTACTCAATTTTTCTATGTCAAGTTTTAAATTCTCTAAAAATTAAAAAAAGATAGATAATAAGATAGGATCTCAACACCATACAACAGCATAATATACGCAGCAATTGCAAGAAATGGGCCAAATGGCATTGTATCGTTTCGTTTTTTCCTCATAAAAAGGATTGCAATTATTCCTCCTATGCCTCCAATTATAACCGAAATAAACAATGCAGCAATAGAAAATTTCAATCCAAGAAACGCACCAATCATAGCCCCCAATGTTGCATCACCCTGTCCCATTCCTCTTCCACGCGTGACTAATATAATTAAGACAAAAAATCCGCCCATAACAAGCAATCCACACAATGAATCCAAAAACATTATTTTGCCTTGAATAATGGCAAAAATCAACCCTATAGCTGCACCGGGTATCACAACGATATCCGGAACAACCCCATCAAATATATCGATAAAGCTAACGGTACTGAGTAAGCCTGTAAATATGACATATTTTAAAAGATTAAAAGACCATCCATATCTCAAAGCAATACCCATAAAGGCAAGTCCTGTAACCAGCTCTATAACGGGATATCTTACGGGAATTTTACGTCCACAATAACGGCATTTGCCGTAAAGCATAATATAGCTCAATAAAGGTATTAAATCATACCACTTTAAAGGGTGTTTGCATTCAGGACAATGCGAAGCAGGATAAACAATGGATTCACCTTTTGGCACACGGTACACCAAAACATTAATAAAGCTTCCTATTATTAGCCCCAACACGAAACTAAAAAAAGACAAAAAAATTCCATTTCTCAGCAACATCATATATTTAGTATAAACAATTATTTTATAGTTACAAAACCTATTCATCGCAAGCTAAATTAAAAAAGTAGAACTTTATAAAAATCTCGCTAAATTCTTCCCAAAAATTTTATCTCTCAGTATTACACCTTATAATTTTCTATACGAAACTCATTCGATTGCCTCACTTAAATTATATGCAAGACTAACAAAAGATACCATTGTTTTTATTTTGTTGCTCATCTTTTTCTTTTTTGTGGTCGTTGCGTTGTCTTTTCCTCGCCACTGCATATCACGAAAAACAGCTTTTCTGCCTCATGTGCAATCCTTGCTCTAACAACCAAAAATAAAAAATTAGATTACCGTACTTCGATTTGAAGAATAAAAAAATTTTGATATAATAAAAACAATAAAAGTTAGGTAAACCTAATATTATTGAAAGGAGTATAGTGTATGTGGATATCTGTTGCAAGTGGAAAAGGTGGTACCGGCAAGACAACGGTTGCTGTAAGTCTTGCTTTATCTAATAAAAATACGATATATGTCGATGCAGATGTAGAAGAACCTAATGGTTTCTTGTTCATCAAACCTGTAATTAAAGAGGAATTTTCTTATACGGAACTTATTCCATTAATTCACGAAGATAAATGTACCTTTTGTGGGAAATGTGCTGATGCATGCGTTTATAAGGCAATTGCCATATTAAAACCCGTTAAAAAAGCAATATTTTTCCCTGAGCTTTGTCATAGCTGTGGTTTGTGTTCCTTTGTATGTCCTGTAGAAAATGCCATAGAGGAAGTTCCAAAAGAAAAAGGCAGGATAAGAAAGGGAGAAAAAAACGGGCAGTTATTTATTGAAGGGATTTTGAATGTTGGTGAAGCATCTGGCACGCCACTTATCAGGGGTATGAAAAAATATATACCCCATGATAGAGATGCAATTATTGATTCTTCGCCAGGTACAAGCTGTCCTGTAGTAGAATCTGTTGGAGATACGGATTTTGTGCTCCTTATAACAGAACCAACACCATTTGGATTAAACGATTTAAAGCTCGCCGTAGAGATGGTAAAGGAAATGAAACTTCCATTTGGTATACTGGTAAATAAACATGAAGAAGGAAACAGTTTAATAAAAGATTATGCAAGAGAAGAGAAAATCACTATCCTCGGGGAAATTCCATTTAGTAGAGAAATAGCAGAGGCTTATTCTAAAGGAATACCTGTTGTTGACGTTTTACCTGATGGGGAAAAATTCTTTGTTAACATTATGGAAAAGATCCGGAAAGGAGTTAATACAAGTGGATAGAGCAAAAGAAATAGTAATTTTAAGTGGAAAAGGAGGAACGGGTAAAACAACCTTAGCTACAAGCCTCTCAAAACTTATTCCTAATAAGGTAATTGTTGATGCAGATGTAGATGCTTCAGACCTTTTTATTCTCCTTAAACCTGATCCTTTAAGGCAAGATGAATTTAAAGGTGGGTCTATTGCAAGTATCGATACAAAAAAGTGTATTCAGTGTGGCGAATGTGAAAAGAAGTGTCGTTTTAACGCAATTAGTAGAAACAAAGAAGGAAACTTTATAGTTGATTCTTATAAGTGCGAAGGCTGTGAATTTTGTACATACGTATGTCCTGTTAATGCAATTAAGATGAATCCACAAATCGTAGGTAATTGGTATGTATCGGAAACGTCTTTCGGTACGATGGTACATGCACGGCTTATACCAGGTGCAGAGAACTCAGGGAATCTTGTAGCATTAGTAAAACGTGAAGCTCAACTTATTGCAAAGAAAAAAGGATTGAGGAGTATTATTGTTGATGGTCCCCCGGGCATTGGTTGCCCTGTTATTTCTTCGTTATCCAGTGCAGCGCTCGCATTAATCGTCACAGAGCCTACTTTATCAGGGATCCATGACCTCGACAGAATTTTGGCTACGTGTAAACAATTTAATGTGAACGCAAAAATTATAATTAATAAGGCAGATATAAATCAAAGTAACACAGAAAAGATCCAACAATTTGCTGATAAAAATGGGTTAGAAATAATGGGTAAGATTCCTTTTGATCGTTGTGTTGTAAAAAATCTTTCTAAGAACCTTACACCTATCGATTCTGATAATTGTGGCGCTGTTAAAAAGGAGATAAAAAAAATATCCAATGATGTTTTGAGGTATTTATCTGAATAAATCTAACTTCAAACAAGGAACTATTTAAAAAAACTTTATTTCTTGTTCCTTGATTTATATCATTTTTTGATTTTCTTTTTTTAATTTTTTATTACACATATGAAATAATTATTACTACTAACCGATATTCTTGATTCATACAACTAAGAATCTGCCTATTGCAGCAATTGGATCAGGCGTTATTTATGATACTACAAATAACATTCTTTTTTAATTTCCTTTTACTCTAATTAAAAAAATTAGAGATGTAATATATCTTGACAGAAAAAAATATCTGGTTATAATTTAATTGATAATGAAAATCATTCTCAAAAAGAGACAAAAATGAAAAAGGAAAGAAGATTTAGAAGCACACAGCCAAGAGAAGTTGTACTGTCTGTTTTAGAAAGCAGCAATGACCATCTCACTGCTGAACAAATATTTGATACTGCACGAAAAATCTATCCCGGGATTGGTTTTGCTTCTGTTTATAGAATTTTAAAGTTGTTTGAAGAACAAGGTATTGTCGAGACGCTTAACGTAGGCTGGGGAAAAAGATGTTTCCAATTGAAAAGACAAATGCATCCTGCGAGAATTCATTTAATCCACACTGATTGCAATGAAATAGTGGATTTCTCAAATCAGGATAAAGAATTTAACAAAACCATAGAAAAATTTAAAGAAACTCTTAAAGAAAAATATGGTTTTAATACTTCTGTTCTTGATATAAAGGTATTTGGAAAGTATGATAAACAACAAAAAGGAGGTGAGAATATGCCACTTGGAGACGGAACAGGACCTTTA
Coding sequences within:
- a CDS encoding transcriptional repressor — translated: MKKERRFRSTQPREVVLSVLESSNDHLTAEQIFDTARKIYPGIGFASVYRILKLFEEQGIVETLNVGWGKRCFQLKRQMHPARIHLIHTDCNEIVDFSNQDKEFNKTIEKFKETLKEKYGFNTSVLDIKVFGKYDKQQKGGENMPLGDGTGPLGKGPMTGRRGGGAGRGRGRGAGRGRTGGIGRGISPVNPPVQNNIGSPLNVENKEVVNAIYEILPKTDCGKCGYPTCQDCAHAIAMWEAPYDACKMLKPEQQERIKEISQKRR
- a CDS encoding prepilin peptidase codes for the protein MMLLRNGIFLSFFSFVLGLIIGSFINVLVYRVPKGESIVYPASHCPECKHPLKWYDLIPLLSYIMLYGKCRYCGRKIPVRYPVIELVTGLAFMGIALRYGWSFNLLKYVIFTGLLSTVSFIDIFDGVVPDIVVIPGAAIGLIFAIIQGKIMFLDSLCGLLVMGGFFVLIILVTRGRGMGQGDATLGAMIGAFLGLKFSIAALFISVIIGGIGGIIAILFMRKKRNDTMPFGPFLAIAAYIMLLYGVEILSYYLSFFNF
- a CDS encoding ATP-binding protein, whose protein sequence is MDRAKEIVILSGKGGTGKTTLATSLSKLIPNKVIVDADVDASDLFILLKPDPLRQDEFKGGSIASIDTKKCIQCGECEKKCRFNAISRNKEGNFIVDSYKCEGCEFCTYVCPVNAIKMNPQIVGNWYVSETSFGTMVHARLIPGAENSGNLVALVKREAQLIAKKKGLRSIIVDGPPGIGCPVISSLSSAALALIVTEPTLSGIHDLDRILATCKQFNVNAKIIINKADINQSNTEKIQQFADKNGLEIMGKIPFDRCVVKNLSKNLTPIDSDNCGAVKKEIKKISNDVLRYLSE
- a CDS encoding ATP-binding protein, with the protein product MWISVASGKGGTGKTTVAVSLALSNKNTIYVDADVEEPNGFLFIKPVIKEEFSYTELIPLIHEDKCTFCGKCADACVYKAIAILKPVKKAIFFPELCHSCGLCSFVCPVENAIEEVPKEKGRIRKGEKNGQLFIEGILNVGEASGTPLIRGMKKYIPHDRDAIIDSSPGTSCPVVESVGDTDFVLLITEPTPFGLNDLKLAVEMVKEMKLPFGILVNKHEEGNSLIKDYAREEKITILGEIPFSREIAEAYSKGIPVVDVLPDGEKFFVNIMEKIRKGVNTSG